The Pelodiscus sinensis isolate JC-2024 chromosome 24, ASM4963464v1, whole genome shotgun sequence genomic interval TGCCATCACATACACTCCTGAAGCCAGACACATCTCCCATCCTCCACACACATACTCCTACCCTCCTCCCTCACTCCAGGCCATACCTGTTCCTCCAGCAGGGCCTGGAAGTTCTTACGGAAGCGGAGTTTGAAATGGTCCCCACgggtcttcttcttcttcttccctggGGTGGAGGGGACCAATGGGTTAGACACACCTCCCAGGGGCAGAGAGACACagggaccaatgttccctgtcTGAGCttggatggccacccaggagagattcgggTACtcttagctgattagcagagtgcccacagccggtagcctgtgtttctactggtggtgcacatccacacatgcctctatGCATGTAACAAAACGTATTCcatacatggatagaaaaaattagagagaacattgatcAGGAAAACCCTTCTCAAGACCGGAGGCAGCATAACACCCTTCCACCACAGGGCAGGCATACAGAGACTCCCCATATCTGGGGCAGCAGAGATACTGAGACCCTCACAGAGACCTCTCACTCTCCTGGGACAGACAACCCCATGTCTCCCACCCCATTTCAATCCACTATAGCCTTACACCCCCAGAGTACCCTTAGATGCCCACTCCCCAACCCCTACCATGCATCTCCacaccagctccccctcccatcccatcccaaaGCCCAGGAGAACCCAGAAGTCCTAGTTCATAgttcccttccaccccccccccgctctaaccactagaccccccccccacctctcccagagctggggagacaaCTCAAGTATCTGGGTGGccctggggagagcaggagcggGGATCCCAACGTTCAGGCGCACCGGTCTCAGCATCGTCGTCAAACTGGGGCAAGCGCTTGGCCAGCTGCGGCAGGTTGGCGTGCGGGTCGTCCTGGAAGTTGTCGTTCTCCAGCGCCTCGAGCTGGCGGCTCAGCCGGCGCTGCCGTGTGGCCCGGTCCAGCACCCGCCGCTGGCCCAGCTCCTGGGACCGTGCTGCAGGTTGGGGGAGGTCAGAGCAGGGGTCTGACAcgtccactccctgccccccaccattccctgtcccccattccccaccaccctctgctccctgccccccaccattccctgtcccccattccccaccaccctctgctccctgccccccaccattccctgtctcccattccccaccaccctctgctctctgccccccaccattccctgtcccccatcccccatcccccaccaccctctgctccctgccccccccaccattccctgtcccccattccccaccaccctctgctccctgccccccaccattccctgtcccccattccccaccaccctctgctccctgccccccaccattccctgtctcccatcccccaccaccctctgctccctgcccccccaccattccctgtcccccattccccaccaccctctgctccctgccccccaccattccctgtctcccatcccccaccaccctctgctctctgccccccaccattccctgtcccccatcccccatcccccatcccccaccaccctctgctccctgccccccaccattccctgtctcccatcccccaccaccctctgctccctgcccccccaccattccctgtcccccattccccaccaccctctgctccctgccccccaccattccctgtcccccattccccaccaccctctgctccctgccccccaccattccctgtctcccatcccccaccaccctctgctccctgcccccccaccattccctgtcccccattccccaccaccctctgctccctgccccccaccattccctgtctcccatcccccaccaccctctgctctctgcccccccaccattccctgtcccccatcccccatcccccaccaccctctgctccctgccccccaccattgcctggcccggcccctgccgctctgccccccatcccccactcacCTGACACCTTCTTCTCCACCATGCTGGAACCGGGCTGTGCGGGTCCACTGTCACTTCCGGCAACCCGGACCCGCCCCCGTCAACATCCTCCctatgccccgccccctgcactatgccccgcccccgccgtcaTCTTACCCGGGGCAGCCCCGCTTCCGCCTctcccgccgggccccgccccctcggcGCGTGTGCTCAGAGGGAAGTTCCCACCCTCGTCGCTCCCTTGTCTGGCCTGGgccggagcccctcccccagcggccgggggggggcggtcccTCCCTCACTGACCCGcctcccctgcctgccagggcttgccccgcccctgggtgctccctcccctgcagccccttcccccccacctctccccgctcgttccccccccccccccgccgggccggcTGCGCCAGGTCCCCCCCATCCGAGCGCTCAGAGAGGGACCCGCCTTTTTCCTCCCCATCCTATCACCGACCACCGGGATTGTCTCCTCTGGCCCTGCCTAGACCTTGCCCAAGGCCCCTGGACCGAAGCGACAGGGGCTGCAAGTGGTGCTGCCAGGCTCATGCCAGGTGCAAGGCTGAGTGCTTGGTTCAGTGGCTCCTACCCCCCTTCCACCTGGTTCTATATCCCACCACTACCCCCATAATGGGCAGAAGCtggtgcactgggggggggcaacAGAGGATCCCCCAGTAAAAGTCCCCTGGGGCCGGGAAAacaagctccctccctcccctcgggAGAGAGACAACAGTGGCACTGGCACTGCTCAGGGGCGCATCCAGCAAGAGCAGCCAGATCGGTATTTCCCTGACAGGCTCATGACAAGAGATGGTTTGACGTGTGCACTGAAAGTactgcaaacccctccccccccccacactcctatcCCCCTTCCCAGCTCTCCTGGAACCACTGTTCCCTAAAAGTTGAGCACTTGGGTGATTCAAATGGTGCCCATCTggttagcagaatgcccacagcaggcagtctgtgtttctcctggtggtgcacatctgtgcacacaacaaaatgtattccacacaggaatggaaaatattagagggaacattgcctgggACCACAGCAAGCTGAATGGGGCTGCAGCCAGTGTATCTGTGTGCAGGCTGGCCCCTTCAGAATCTGCCCTGACTTCCCCTGAAGGAATCACATCTCAGGGAGAGGGCCACGCCTAACCAGGCTTGTCTATACTAGCCATGACATTGGTACCAAATATGTGGCTCCAGGGAGTGAACAAGTCACCCTTCTGGAATGATGCCAACTTAACCCCGGGTGCTTTTATCACGggcagggaagagaaagagagctcCCTGGTAGAGGTGCGCTGTTGCACATCTAGTGTGGATACAGCTACTGTGAACAGACCCCTAGTGAAAATTAGGAGACACAATCCCCCAGCTCCTTCCATGCTCTGCATCCAGTCTCCTGACAGGCAGGGGCTATGGGCCCGGCCTAGTACTGCCTACCCACTGCCTTCTGTCAGTGTAACTGCTGCAGGCTGGGTGTCCCCCATGAGACTCCCACGCCTTTCTCAGGACCAGGAAgagagaacccaagagtcctggctcccagcaatCCCTGCTCTAATCACTAGCCCCCACTCGCTTCCTTCTCCCGCTGGTTTTAACTTCTGGATCTTTCTAGTCCAGCTCCTCACTGCCCCCCAAGCACTCCCTTttcccactcctcaccctcccaccaggagccccctgcccccacatgtCCCGTCCCGCCCACCAAGGGGTCCTGATTTCGCaccgcccccccagcatcccctctcctcccccttttttggcAACGTGGCAGCAGGAAACAAAACTTCCCTTTTCTTCCCAACCTCGCTTTTCCAGCGCTTTCTCGCTCCGGAACTTTCCAGGCCGCTGattggctggtggggaggggggtgcgggGACTGATTGGCCGATGGGGAGGGGGCGCGGAAGCTGATTGGCTGAGGGCAAGCTCTCACTTTTGGGGTGTCTCCGGCGCGCCCCATCCCGGGGTACCggcgggggagtgtgtgaaggggctggggtgcgCTCCctatctgggagggaggggctcagagccccAGGGGGGAGCGGGACCCTGGCTCCCTCTACactgggcgggggctgggaggagcCGGGACTCGGATCGCGAGAGCTGCGAGCTTGGGGGCCgctcagagcctccccgggcCAGGCTACTGCGCCATGGAGCCGAGCCCTGCCGCTCTCCTGACCGCCCTGgcagcgctgctgctgctggccgcaGCCCGCGGGACCCGGGACCCGGACGTGCTGAATCCAGGTGAGCGCGGAGTAGTGCAGGAGGCGCACGGGGAGATCGggacaggggctggggcagggggacatTGCAAAAGTGGGCTCAGGGCGCGAGGCGCACGGAGCGATCAGGGCAGGGGACAAGGCAGGGAGAGATTGGAAAAGTGGCTCAGGACAGAGCAGGGGGCGCATGGGGAGAtcggggcagagcagggaacacACGGGGAGATCAGGGCGGGGCTGGACAGGGGGCACCCGGGGAAGTCGAGACAGGGGAGCACGGGAAGATCAGGGAGGGGGTGCATGGAGTGATGCAGGACGTGAGGAGAAGGTAAGgaggagagatggggcaggggcgCGCGGGGAGATCAGGGCAGGCGGCAAGGCAGGGAGAGATTGCAAAAGTGGCTCAGGACAGAGCAGGGGCCGCATGGGGAGATCGGGGCAGAACAGGGAACGCACGAGGAGattggggctgggcagggagcacacaggaagtggggcagggagagaacagggtggggctgtgcagagggtGCATGGGGTGATGCAGGACACAGGATGTGAGGAGGGTACGGAGGAGATCAGGGGCACAGGGAATGATCTGATCCGGACAGAGGACATAGATTGTGTGGGTGGCATATGGGGGACTAGGAGCCACAGCAGTGGGTGCAGTGGGGAAATTGGGGCAAGAGATGGATGCTCTAAGTGGTGGGACAGGGGCATTCACCTTTGGGAGGAGCACTCCCACATCGGGTGGAGGGAGGCAGTGGTGcatatgtaaccaccaccaggggCATTTGAACTTgggccctctggagcttagtacaagagccgctaccctctgagctaaaagccagctgcctttcagcccatgctgtagtcctctcttgttcttatctgttgctgtagtctaggtgctactgcatgggacagtgaactacactaGGTGTCTGGGTTACACATGCAGGGATTGGGCGTGTGCTGGGGGACCCACTGGAGACACACAGGAGTTGCAGGGGAGCTGACCCCAAAGCCAGTGGAGATCCCAAGGTGGGGGGCCCGCAGTGGTTGAGGAGAAGCCGGAGTTCAGGGTCTCTCTGGTGGAGGAGCAGAGAGACCCCGGGCCAGAGGCTGGCTGAGGCCAAGCGCTCCTGTGTGCCCATGGGCAGAGGAGCACCTGAGAGCAGGGAGCAGGCACACAACCTGCTgtggaggagctggaggcagagggAGTCCCCTTTATGGCACCGTGGCGGCCAACCCATCCCCCACTGCTGCATAGGGGCAGAGGGAACTCACAGGCTGAAGTGGGGGTTCATGCTGCCGATTGCCTTGGGGACCTCTCAGCTGTTGGCTTGTCTGAACACAGACACCCCTCCAGAGGCACTGGGGCTCCTGTGGctttcctgcctcccagccctagCCAAAGACCCTGCTCCCCACTATGCCCCGTGCTCAgaggggatgtaaaatcctgtttaattggttaccCAGTTACATTCAAAAATGAATTGATTAAAGGGGAACAGGTGAGGGGGCCAgcccccaccacaggcaggggctgctgtagCCTGGCCAACATGCCACTGCCTGCTGTGCACCCACAGGCCGGCCGCGCACCCACAGGCCTGCCGCAGACAGGAACTGCTGTGGTCTGGAGCACCCCTGTGTGCTACACTCAGGGAGCTGCGCCTGTCCCCACCACTTAACtggaaccagttaaccattcacatccctgctccccacccagagccaaggatagaacccaggagtcctggctcccgacTCTCTGCCCGCCTCAGGCTTAGGCCAGGCCGCTGCCCAGGAGAGGGTCAGAGTAGGGGGGTGCCCAGGCAGCCCTTTCCCAGAATCCTGGGAGGCTtggccacacacacccctgtcctTTTGCTCAGGGTGGGGATTTCACATGATCCCCCAACTGCCAGGCACTCCCTGGCTGCCAAGCCCTACTTAGCCTGCACAAAATGGGGTGAGCCCTTCTCTGGAGGCTGCAGGGCGCCCTGTGCcaggatcaatgttccctctaattttttccatccgggGTGGAATAAATTCTGTTAcacgcaccaaggcatgtgtgggtgtGTACCACCGGTAGAAACCCCTGCTGCcatctgtgggcactctgctaatcagctgggcagcacccaaatttctcctgggtggctccGTCTCCTTCCCAAGCCCAGCACCAGTCCTGGCACGGGCACCACCATCTGCTTATTGTTAGCTGCCTGGCAAGGGCTGTGTGCTGGTAATTTGTTGTGATTGTTCTCGCGTAGGACAGTAACAGCTCGACTCCCAGCCTGAGAGCACCCCCCGGCGTGCCACACGCCACCTGTCTGCAGCCCAGAGCCGGGCTCCCAGGCCTGGCACGcaccccccac includes:
- the ZNHIT1 gene encoding zinc finger HIT domain-containing protein 1 isoform X2 produces the protein MVEKKVSARSQELGQRRVLDRATRQRRLSRQLEALENDNFQDDPHANLPQLAKRLPQFDDDAETGKKKKKTRGDHFKLRFRKNFQALLEEQVLEMDSLALLGSWIFTPSWRAQSLLHWRGEGLFLRVSDPGGP
- the ZNHIT1 gene encoding zinc finger HIT domain-containing protein 1 isoform X1, with product MVEKKVSARSQELGQRRVLDRATRQRRLSRQLEALENDNFQDDPHANLPQLAKRLPQFDDDAETGKKKKKTRGDHFKLRFRKNFQALLEEQNLSTSEGPNYLTACAAPSSLPQRHFCAVCGLPSHYTCVSCGARYCCVRCLGTHQETRCLKWTV